A genome region from Clupea harengus chromosome 7, Ch_v2.0.2, whole genome shotgun sequence includes the following:
- the LOC105890018 gene encoding vesicle-associated membrane protein 8-like has protein sequence MGVGDNNPSAMEEGGDEEKIVEVSKYQSLSEQVDGVKNIMTQNVDRILARGERLDDLMDKSEDLQAGAQNFKQTSQKVARSYWWKNVKIVVVIIVIVIIIILIIVLLATGVIPVSNPVPPPPTIPPN, from the exons AGCGCTATG GAGGAGGGAGGCGATGAGGAGAAGATTGTGGAGGTGAGCAAATACCAAAGCCTCAGTGAGCAGGTGGACGGGGTCAAGAATATCATGACCCAGAACGTGGACCGCATCTTGGCCCGTGGTGAGAGGCTGGATGACCTGATGGACAAATCAGAAGACCTTCAAGCAGGA GCCCAGAACTTCAAGCAGACGTCTCAGAAGGTGGCGCGATCATACTGGTGGAAGAATGTGAAGATCGTCGTGGTCATCATTGTCATTGTGATCATCATTATCCTCATCATTGTCCTCTTGGCCACAGGAGTCATTCCAGTCAGCAACCCAgttccaccaccacccacaaTCCCACCCAATTAA